A region from the Cuculus canorus isolate bCucCan1 chromosome 14, bCucCan1.pri, whole genome shotgun sequence genome encodes:
- the LOC128853582 gene encoding uncharacterized protein LOC128853582 isoform X1 — MVPVDRQTLFGMFNINVLALCMRSGSHRQLPRLISSSFPGHSRAVYTTKLLLKLHVNPIAYWKSSYSLDTTVFLTVLFPHVLPVDTTACTHLQETTKGLQTRSILELIEYNSRMRVDGWTNSQCEMDHYGFTSSHVFTLLGNFIFFTSLVALVITQTQGLTQKSKQDCEAVKAAAVRAKKRKILKKAGKNVSN, encoded by the exons ATGGTCCCTGTGGACAGACAGACGTTGTTTGGGATGTTTAACATCAACGTGCTGGCTTTGTGCATGAGGTCTGGCAGCCACAGGCAGCTGCCCAGGctcatctcctcctcttttccaggtcACAGCCGTGCTGTTTACACCACCAAGCTTTTGCTGAAGCTGCACGTGAATCCCATCGCCTACTGGAAAAGCAGCTACAGCTTGGACACCACCGTCTTCCTCACTGTCCTCTTCCCTCATGTCTTGCCTGTGGACACCACCGCATGCACCCACCTGCAGGAGACAACCAAAGGTCTCCAGACAAGGAGTATACTCGAGCTCATCGAGTACAACAGCAGGATGAGG GTGGATGGTTGGACCAACTCACAATGCGAGATGGATCATTATGGGTTTACGAGCAGCCACGTGTTCACCTTGCTGGGCAACTTCATCTTCTTCACTTCGTTGGTTGCACTTGTGATTACCCAAACTCAG GGCTTGACCCAGAAGAGCAAACAGGACTGCGAAGCAGTGAAGGCAGCTGCTGTTCGGGCCAAGAAACGGAAGATCCTGAAGAAGGCAGGGAAGAACGTGAGCAACTAA
- the LOC128853582 gene encoding uncharacterized protein LOC128853582 isoform X2: MLMICITSIDAISLPMETSNHCWLHRVPSQGHSRAVYTTKLLLKLHVNPIAYWKSSYSLDTTVFLTVLFPHVLPVDTTACTHLQETTKGLQTRSILELIEYNSRMRVDGWTNSQCEMDHYGFTSSHVFTLLGNFIFFTSLVALVITQTQGLTQKSKQDCEAVKAAAVRAKKRKILKKAGKNVSN, from the exons ATGCTCATGATCTGCATCACCTCCATCGACGccatctccctgcccatggagaCCAGCAACCACTGCTGGTTGCACCGGGTACCTTCTCAAG gtcACAGCCGTGCTGTTTACACCACCAAGCTTTTGCTGAAGCTGCACGTGAATCCCATCGCCTACTGGAAAAGCAGCTACAGCTTGGACACCACCGTCTTCCTCACTGTCCTCTTCCCTCATGTCTTGCCTGTGGACACCACCGCATGCACCCACCTGCAGGAGACAACCAAAGGTCTCCAGACAAGGAGTATACTCGAGCTCATCGAGTACAACAGCAGGATGAGG GTGGATGGTTGGACCAACTCACAATGCGAGATGGATCATTATGGGTTTACGAGCAGCCACGTGTTCACCTTGCTGGGCAACTTCATCTTCTTCACTTCGTTGGTTGCACTTGTGATTACCCAAACTCAG GGCTTGACCCAGAAGAGCAAACAGGACTGCGAAGCAGTGAAGGCAGCTGCTGTTCGGGCCAAGAAACGGAAGATCCTGAAGAAGGCAGGGAAGAACGTGAGCAACTAA